gatgtgggcgTGCAGGCAGTGCTGTGACGTCGTAGTCCCCCTTGAGCTTGTTGACTGTGTGTTTGGCCACCCTGGCACGTggtgctgtgctgctggcatccttcCTGCTGAGGGACAGGTGGTCTGGGTGTGAGCCAGGGGCAGGAGAGGCCAGAGCCTGGGTCTGCACAGATGCAGTGGGAGTGTGGGCGGAACCACTGAGACCCACAGGGACGAGAGCCTGGTGCCGGCTTCTGGCGCCACAGTGGGCCTGGCAGGTGGCGGTCGGTCCCATGAGCCCAGAGGGTTCCCCGGAAGCAGGGGGGTGCAAAGCCCCTCTCGTGTCCAGGGTGACATGGCCTCCACTGGCTCTCTCTACAGTTGGAGAGCTTCAGGAGTCTGCTGATCCAGGCAGTCAAGAAAGCGCAGAGGGAGAGCCCGCTGCCGGGCCAGGATGGCGGCGTGCTGGTCCTGGAGCGGCCGCTGCTCATCGAGACCTACGTGGGCCTCATGTCCTTCATCAACAATGAGGGCAAGCTTGGCTACTCCATGACGCGGGGCAAGATCGGCTTCTAGCCCTCCTGTCCCCACTCCTCTGGTGGCCTGGGTCCGAATAGTCCACACTGGGagggaactgtgtgtgtgtgtgtagttgggCGTGGACATCTGGGAACAATCTGCGGCAGAAGCAAAATGAACCATGCTGTCGTCCTGCTGGTGTCCGCCCTTCGTGGCCACGTGTCCTTCCGCGTTATCCACGCGGCCTGCCGCCCTTCCCGTGTGCCCGTCCAGCAGTGTGGAGACCGCGGGGTGGGCGGTGCCAGGCGCTGCAGCCATTCGCACCTGGTGGCAAATTTTGTATTTCGGAATTTCATCTGTTTTCTGAAAGCGACAGGCAAAGCAGGTCACTGGcaagctggcccagcctggcctcgcAGCCGCAGGGGATGCCTGTGGAGGGGGCAGTGCGAGTGTCGTGCCTGCTCTGACACTGGCCCGAGCTGTGCCCGAGCTGTGCGTCACAGCATCCCCCGGCTGGGAAAGCCTCGCGTGCCCCTGTGCCACGGGGTCTGACTGGCACCCCCAGGTCCATGACACAGCGCTGGCCAGTCCACACCCTCCCAGGGTCCCAGACTGGCACCCCCAGGTCCGTGACACAGCACTGGCTACTCCACACCTTGGGCTTGCCTTGTTTATGTTCACAAGGAAGCTGGTTTTTATAGAATGCACGGTAAAGGAGGCACCGCACCACCCATCCTGCAACCCACACCTCCTCAGGCTCTGCCCGCCTGAAGCCCTAGCTCAGCGCCCACCTCGCAGCTTGCTTGCCACAAATGCTCCGCGCTGACCACCAGCGCCCCCTCCTGCACCCAGCCAATGCACGTGAGACTGGCCTGTGCAGGTGGTCACTCAGTAAAGATGTTCCTAACCAAACGCATGTTGTCCCTTCTTTGCAGTCACTGGGACAGAGCTGTGGAGTAACGTGGGCCGGCACACGCTCTGCAGCTGGATGGGGCGGGGGCTTCCTGTATGCAGCCAGGGTAGGCATGGTTGTGGCAGGGGAGTGCCCTGCAAGGGCTCGGCCAGCTGCTGGGAGCTCTGTCTGGGGAGCCCCCACGCAGGAGGCGGGACGCTCACTCAGGCAGGCCAGGACCCCACACGCAGCGGTGCCGGTCAGTGTTAGCGCTCCATTCCCATGAAGCCGCCAGTCCGCCCTGGGACTGAAGCAGAAACACCCAGGAAACCGCCCTGGGCTGGAGGCCTTCAAGCAGGAAGGGCACAAGGTTACAAaccagaaatgtttattttaaataataaaagaatggtGAAGGCCTATGTATTTACAAAAATGCTATACTGTAAAAAAATAGAGTCCAGATGCTGCCTGCGAACCCCGCAGCTGGCCAGCTCCCCAGGCCGGGACAGCACTGCCTACGAGTCGCAATTCCATGCGCGACCGACCCCCTGCCTGAgggctggggctgacccctcctcggtctccaggaagcagaggcagaagtgGTCCTTGCTGAGGAGTGCCAGTGAGTCCCCACTCAGATGCCAGCTCAGAGAAAGCACCGCAAAGTCCCCTGGAGAGAGGTGGCCAGTTAGGACAGGGGCCaaaggtgtggggggcgggggagacaGACTGGAGGCCAGAGCCACCCCAGGGGACAGATGGGCAGCCTGCTCACCTTCCACGGGCACCTGCACGGACACGCAGCCAGCCCGTGACCACAGGTACACCCTGCAGCCACCTGTGCAGATGGCCAGCCGCGGCTGCTGCGGGTCCCACTGGAACGCACGCACGGGGGCTAGCTGTTCTAGCACCACGAAGAGTCGAAGCTTCTGGATGTCCCAGACCCACACGGCGTTGGGCACGTTGTCTAGGAGGGAAGGGGACactgggtcagcccagctctcTGAGTGCAGCGACACAACAGCTTTGCCGGGCTGACCGGACCACTGCTCGTCACAAGAAGGTGGAGCCAGGGCGCAGGCGGCTGGCTGGACGGGGGCTCTGGCTGCACAGCACCCGCCACCCCGGCCAGCCAGCCCCACCCAGCACAAGGGGCACAGACCGTTCCTCGTGGCCAGGAAATAGTTGTCGGGGCTGAAAGCCAGCATGCCCACGCCGATCCTGGGGTTCGCCCGGTCAGTGACGGGCTTCAGTGTCTGCAAGGAAACCGGCATGGCAGCGACGCTGTCTGGAAGGGCAGAGGGGTGCACACTGCTGCTGCCGGCCGTGGAGGCCCGGGGGCTGTCCGGGCCAGGGCACCCAGTGCTCCCCCGGGGCCGGCTTACATTTGCTGTCCGAGGCTGAGAGGGGCCTGGATGGTGGGAAGGGCAGGGGGCCCAGTGCCAGCTGCGGGCTCGTCTCGGCTTCTTTATAAACAACCTGGAAGACACAGAGGGACCGCCACAGGCTGCAGCATGGTGACTCGGTGTGACCGCCGGCCACAAGGGAACAAGGCGGCACCGTCAGCTGCACCACCAGGAACCCATGGCCCCGTGGTCGCCTGGCAGGATCACCAGGCACCATCATggctgagaggaggaggggaggctgAGGCCGGAATCCCAGTCCTTCCTAACTCGGCCCTTGGTAGCCACGGTCAAGCTGACCTTTGGGGAGTGGCTGCACACGTGCGTGCCCGCTCAGCTGCGTCATTTGAGCTGCTGCATGAGGGCTCCTTGGAGCTCTAAGTGACACGCAGGAGCCGGCGCAGAGGCCAGCAGTGGGCCAGGAAAGAGCCTGCACACAGGAGGAGAACCTGAGGGGAAGCTGAGCCCTGTGCCTGCTCACAGGCCAGCCCCGCTGCCTCCCTCCTGTGCCCTGAGCCCTGTGCCTGCTCACAGGCCAGCCCCACTGCCTCcctcctgtgccctgtgcccGTGTGCACACCTGGTCACGCCCACAGCAGCTGTCCTGCCTCACACACCCTTCCCCAGACACCACAGGGCTCCACCTCCCAGTCTGCCCTTCCAGTAAGGCCCCAGGCAGCCTCCCACTCCCACCAGGGCTGGCAGGCCTGCCGGTGTCGTCTCTGCTGTCCCCGATGGGCTCCCAGGCCTGGCGTGCCGCTCTGGACACAGCCCTCCCCTCAGCCCCGTGTCCCTGcattcctggtgtcagcctggagCTCCCGGCCAGCTCCAAGGTGCAGTAATCTGGCTCATGGCCTCGGGCTGACCCCTCCCCAGCGAGGGCTCACGGAAGGCACTCTCTGCACTTACTATCTTGGAATTATTGATCGTCGCCGGGTGCCCAAACTCTGTGATCATTTTCCAAGTCACATGATTAAGGATGCGCACCTGAGGATGGAAGCTATGTGAGGCTGATGGGCTGCCCAGTGCCCTGGACGGGGCCCCCACCGGCCCTGGGCCCACCTTCCCGTCGTAGCTGCCGACCGCCAAGAACTGGCTGCTGGGGCTCCAGGCCACAGACTTGATGCCCAGGGACCACTCGTAGGCGCAGTAGGCCGACAGCAGCCGGCCGTCCAGGGAGTAGAGCAGGATCTTGTACTGCAGACAGGCAGGGCGGGTCCTCAGCCCGGGGACAGGGCTCAGCCTGGGCACTGGTCTTGGGGGGGGACTGTAGCAGGAACGGACGGGGCGGGGGGAGCTGAGGCATGTGAAGGTCCTACCCAGTACCACGTCCCTCTACCTCCAAGCATGTGTCCCACGCGGCCAGCACGCAGCCGTTGGGTGCCCACTCGATCCCCGCGAGGTCCTGGGTGTCCGTGTCAAAGTGCTTGTGGAGGACAGAGGGGACACAAATTGGAGGGCGTTCCTCACTGTGGACGTTCCGTACACTGGCACCTGATGCCTCATGCCAAAATGGCCAGTCACAGCTCCAGTGCACCGTGTGAGCACACGCACGGCCCTCCGCGGCAGGCCTGGCGGGCCGGCCACCTACAGGGGCAGCGTGGCCGCCTGTACCAGCCTCCCCATGCCAGGCTCGCTCTAAGACTGCTCAGGGATGGTACCAGGCACCCCCAGGCACCTTGCTCAGCTCCTGCTCACGTGGACCACTGCATGCCAGGAGCACTGTGGGACCGTGCGgggtgggctcccctgctgctgCGCACGTGTGCAAACCCCCCGCCCGAGCAGCAGGGCCCAGGCCGCCAGGCAACACACGTGCCCAGGCGCCACCTCACCTCAGTGCGCACACACAGCCAGGCGCTGCCTcccctcagcacacacacacacacacacacacagccaggcgCTGCCTCCcctcagtgcacacacacacacacacacacacagaggcgcTGTCTcccctcagcacacacacacaggcgctGCCTcccctcagcacacacacacacacacacacacactcacacacacaggtgctgcCTCACCCTCAGCAGTTGCCAGTCGCTGCACACGAAGACGCTCACGTAGTCCTTGCAGTCCCGCCGCTCGGCCAAGGCCATGTAGCGGCCGTCCCTGGTGAAGGTGATGCCTGCCGAGAGGGGCATCCTGGATCAGCCCGGGCGCGGCCAGCAGGGAGCCGcaagggggagaggaggggacaggACAAGGGGAACCGAGGCACGAGGTGACGGGGGCTCGGGCAGCGACAGTCCCCGGCAGGTGGGACCCGCGCAGAGCTCTGTGGCCAAGCACGCACCTGCAGACTGCCTTCACAAAGTTAGTGAGTGCACGTCCAGATGGGTCTGGCTTAAGCTAAACGTCAGCTGGCTACTGGGacttcttatttttactttttgtttattgAGAAGAAAAGTTGACCAACTGGCAAGCCTTCACTGGAGAGGCTAGACTCTTCTGGTTCTGTGTTAACTTAGAAATCAGTCCCGGATCAGAACTTTGTCAAGAACTGGAGTGTCCAAGGAGCGGGCCTCGGGCCTCGGGCAGGGAAGCGGTGTGCGCCTCTGTGCCCGCCTGGCAAAGTAAGCTGGGCAGGGCGCGCCAGGACACCGCAGAGGGCACTGTGTAAACACACGCTCTGGGCCGCCCACCGGCGGCAGGTCAGAGCCCCGTCAGTCACCCCACTcctgtccaaagctgggagctcccTGTGGGTCGCTGACAGGCGCCAGCAGAAGGAACTGCATGGCTCACTCGGCTGCAGCCAGGACCATGCAGGCCCCTGCAGCAGGCTTTCCCGCAGCAGACTGTATCCTGACAGGCTTCCGCCTGGGGGCACCCCAGGGGTCCTGGGAGGCCggcaggctgctgctgctctgccagaACCTCCCGGGCCAGGACCCAGCCCACGGCCCGAGACTCACCCTCCCGGGCCAGGACCCAGCCCACGGCCCGAGACTCACCCTCCCGGGCCAGGACCCGGCCCACGGCCCGAGACTCACCCTGCTGACAGGCCTTGGGGTACTTGATGTATGACACACACTTGGTGCACAAGGACCAGACGGTGACCCGCAGCTGTGGGGGACAAGGAGAACGGCCGGCGTCCACCTGGTGTCCTTGGAAGGCTGTGGGCCATCGCACGCCaggctgccaggccctgggagacCCAGTGCTGCaagccactgcacctgccaggcgTGCCCTGCCGTCATGAAACTCAGCGCCAGGGCTTGTTCCTGGCACTGTGTGGGGCACCCAGCTGGACAGCCTGGTGAAGCATACAGCAGCCCTTACGGAACAGGCCAGGGGCCAACCGCAGGGACAGGTGTCGGGAGCTGTGTGTAGAATGGAGAAGCTGTGGACAGAGGCCACTGAGTGCGGGGGCTTctgacagctgctgctgccaccccagGCACCTCCAGGAAAGCATCTGAACCGAGCCCGGCCTGGGCACTGCCAACTACTGAACACCAGGGGCATGCTGGGAACAGCATGGTGCTGGCCGGGGCCAGATAAGGATCCCAAGTCTGTGCCCGGCCAGGCCGGGTCAGTCTGCGGTGCCGCGGCGTCATCCGTCAGAGCGTGCCTTACGGGGACAGCGAGCACCCTAAGCTGGGTCAACCACTCCACCTCACACCGCGGAAGGCCTGCAGGACTGACGGCTTCTGTGGCCACCCACACCAAATGGGAAAAGTCCAGTAATTACCAGGGGCCAACACTCGGCCCATGTGGCTGACGGCGGgcagagctccctggccaggtGGGCAGCCCAGTGCAACAATGAGGTGGGGGTAGGCCTTGGGGACCCACGGGGCGTGGAGGGAACCAAAACCCGAACCAGCAGGCTTGCTCCCACCAAGTGGCTCCACTTCCACGGACCCCAAAGCAGGCTGCGTGCCAGTGGGCAGCTCTCACTGCGACAAGCCTCCCACTGCCAGCTGGGTTGGTCCATTTCAAGTGACAACTAGGCTCTTCACCAAGCACATGGAGCACACGAGTGTGGAGGGATGCCTCGCCACAGGGGCAGACCGTGGGACCCGGGGGACCCAGCGTGCTACGAGGGTCTGCACAAGGCTCACGGACATTCtgcccagaagcagcagctgccGACGTGGCCCCAGCACCTCACCCAGGGGCCATGGGGGGGCAACGGGGGGCCTCTGAACCGCACCTGGGGGCCACGAGGAGCCTCAGCACCGCACCCAGGGGCCACAGGGGCCGACGCGGCCTCAGCACCGCACCCGGGGGCCACGGGGGGCCCCAGAACCACATCAGGAGCCACAGGGGTAGCCTCAGAACCACACCAGGAGCCACAGGGGGGCCTTAGCACCACACCCAGGGGCCACGGGGAGCCCCAGAACCACACCAGGAGCCACAGGGGGGCCTCAGAACCACACCAGGAGCCACAGGGGGGCCTCAGAACCACACCAGGAGCCACAGGGGGGCCTTAGCATCACACCCAGGGGTCACGGGGGGGCCCAGAACCACACCCAGGGGCCACGGGGGGGCCCCAGAACCACTCCAGGAGCCACAGGGGGGCCTCAGCACCGCACCCGGGGGCCCTCAGCACCGCACCTGGGGGCCACGGGGGAGGCCACAGAACCACACCAGGAGCCACAGGGGGGCCCCAGAACCACACCAGGAGCAACGGGGGGGCCTCAGCACCACACCCGGGGGCCATGGGGGGCCTCAGCACCGTATCCGGGGGCCATGGGGGCCGACGTGGCCTCAACACCACACCCGGGGGCCACAGGGCCCTCAGCACCACACCAGGAGCCACGGGGGCCTCAGCACCACACCGGGAGCCACAGGGGCCAACGCGGCCTCAGCACCCAGGAGCCACGGGGGCCACAGGAGCCACGGGGGCCACGGGGGCCATGAGGAGCAGTGCTGTCACTGGGGACCTCACGTTCTCACCTACTGCAGagtggcggggtgggggtggggaagctggCATGAGTGGCGGAGCAAGGACAGCGAAGCACGGACAAGCAGTGGTGCCCTGACGGGGGGATGCAGGGCTCCCCTAGGCCAGCACAGATGGCACCCAGAGGACGCCACGCGTGAGGGCGGGCTCCGGACTAGAAACGCCAGGTGAACCTGGCCAcacgcgtgcgtgtgtgtgtgcacgtgtgcagcCACGCCAGAAGGGAGGAACCCATGGGGAGGCTTTCTCACTTGGATTCAGAGAAGCAGCTACAGCTGACCACTGGGGACACCATGTATCAATGTCGGGGGGACGGCCAATCCCTTCTTTTGGGGCATACGAGAACTCACAAAAATCCAAGGACAAGATCCTGCCTCATTTCAAGATGTCAAGGATGAAACTGACATGGTAAAACCAAAGGATCCTTTGGGAATCTCTCTTCAGGATTTAATCCACAGTAATCACAGAGACACGGTTACCACCAGTCTAACAGATCTGAATGGTTTCTGGACCTAAAAGTACAGCGAAGCCCTCGTTGCCCCGGGAAGGCCGACCTACTTGAATGCTGCAGGAAGCCTCTGAAGCGGAAGCCTCAGAAACGGTTTTTAAATAGAAGCCCTCAGTTGCCTGAGGGACACCCTGGAGGGTGCCGGCAACAGAGCCTCCAGGCCTGCGAAGGAGCCCCACGTGCAAGTGGGTGCCGGGAGGCAGCACCCTGGGGGGGGGACTCTCCTCCCGCTGCTGGCCTGGAGTCACCCTGGGACACCCGCAGCCGGCCTGCCCCTGTGCGAGGACAGACACGCAGGTCCTGCGTGCTCTGGGTGGTGCTCCACCCCAGCTCAGGCCCTGCCCCATGAGTGCTCCGGGCTGGCGGAACAGAGCAATGGCTGTTGCGGCGTGGGACTCTCTTCCCACAAACCACAGCTCAGAGGGAGGGCGGATCAGCTCACCCAAAAGCCCTTTCTCAGGA
This window of the Ochotona princeps isolate mOchPri1 chromosome 2, mOchPri1.hap1, whole genome shotgun sequence genome carries:
- the WRAP73 gene encoding WD repeat-containing protein WRAP73 isoform X1, whose product is MNFSEAFKLSGLLCKFSPDGKYLASCVQYRLVVRDVRTLQILQLYTCLDQIQHVEWSADSLFILCAMYKRGIVQVWSLEQPEWHCKIDEGSAGLVASCWSPDGRHILNTTQFHLRVTVWSLCTKCVSYIKYPKACQQGITFTRDGRYMALAERRDCKDYVSVFVCSDWQLLRHFDTDTQDLAGIEWAPNGCVLAAWDTCLEYKILLYSLDGRLLSAYCAYEWSLGIKSVAWSPSSQFLAVGSYDGKVRILNHVTWKMITEFGHPATINNSKIVVYKEAETSPQLALGPLPFPPSRPLSASDSKYSVAAMPVSLQTLKPVTDRANPRIGVGMLAFSPDNYFLATRNDNVPNAVWVWDIQKLRLFVVLEQLAPVRAFQWDPQQPRLAICTGGCRVYLWSRAGCVSVQVPVEGDFAVLSLSWHLSGDSLALLSKDHFCLCFLETEEGSAPALRQGVGRAWNCDS
- the WRAP73 gene encoding WD repeat-containing protein WRAP73 isoform X2; this encodes MYKRGIVQVWSLEQPEWHCKIDEGSAGLVASCWSPDGRHILNTTQFHLRVTVWSLCTKCVSYIKYPKACQQGITFTRDGRYMALAERRDCKDYVSVFVCSDWQLLRHFDTDTQDLAGIEWAPNGCVLAAWDTCLEYKILLYSLDGRLLSAYCAYEWSLGIKSVAWSPSSQFLAVGSYDGKVRILNHVTWKMITEFGHPATINNSKIVVYKEAETSPQLALGPLPFPPSRPLSASDSKYSVAAMPVSLQTLKPVTDRANPRIGVGMLAFSPDNYFLATRNDNVPNAVWVWDIQKLRLFVVLEQLAPVRAFQWDPQQPRLAICTGGCRVYLWSRAGCVSVQVPVEGDFAVLSLSWHLSGDSLALLSKDHFCLCFLETEEGSAPALRQGVGRAWNCDS